A single Dehalococcoidales bacterium DNA region contains:
- a CDS encoding VOC family protein, with amino-acid sequence MLGDVIELSVVVRDLEAAVKRFETLFGLKVYSRAESREFGFKNAILPLGKGHIELMQPTDPSKAVAHYLETHGEGVYLVGFDVEDVPGSVHKLREAGVRVTQPTPDVPLAWVHPRETHGVFVEMRRPQEYK; translated from the coding sequence ATGCTGGGTGATGTTATCGAGCTATCGGTGGTGGTCAGGGACCTGGAGGCTGCCGTGAAACGCTTTGAGACCCTGTTCGGCCTCAAGGTGTACTCTCGTGCGGAGTCCAGGGAGTTTGGCTTCAAGAACGCCATACTGCCGCTGGGCAAGGGGCACATCGAGCTTATGCAACCGACAGACCCGTCCAAAGCGGTGGCCCACTACCTGGAAACACACGGTGAAGGCGTCTATCTGGTTGGATTCGATGTCGAGGATGTTCCCGGAAGTGTGCATAAACTGCGCGAAGCAGGGGTCCGGGTGACTCAACCCACCCCGGATGTCCCGCTGGCCTGGGTCCACCCACGGGAGACCCATGGTGTCTTCGTGGAAATGAGAAGGCCGCAGGAATATAAGTAA
- a CDS encoding SMP-30/gluconolactonase/LRE family protein has protein sequence MSTYSLNMETQDSAIKQIVPENTVVEQVAGGFGFTEGPVWYGDSLLFSDIPHNRIVRWRMLNIGPEVTTFRTPSGNSNGLTLDRSGRLIACEHSARRVTRTEPDGTITVLAERYQGKRLNSPNDVVVRSDGSIFFTDPPYGLAQMTAWKELPFNGVYRLAPDGELVLLADDFDRPNGLAFSPDEQVLYVADTSGGHIRSFDVGPDGSISNGRVFIEMQAPEPGAPDGMKVDREGNVYCTGPGGFWIINPEGKCLAIVRPPELPANLAWGDADMKSLYLTARTGLYRIRLSIAGTALF, from the coding sequence ATGAGCACATACAGTTTGAACATGGAAACGCAGGACAGCGCCATCAAGCAGATAGTGCCTGAAAATACTGTGGTGGAACAGGTCGCCGGTGGCTTCGGCTTCACCGAGGGCCCCGTCTGGTACGGCGACTCCCTGCTCTTCAGCGACATTCCGCACAACCGCATTGTCCGCTGGCGTATGCTCAATATAGGCCCGGAGGTGACCACCTTCCGCACCCCGAGTGGAAACTCCAACGGCCTTACACTGGACAGGAGCGGGCGGCTCATCGCCTGTGAGCACAGCGCCCGGCGTGTTACCCGCACCGAGCCTGACGGCACCATCACCGTCCTCGCCGAACGCTATCAGGGCAAGCGCCTAAACAGCCCCAATGATGTCGTCGTAAGGTCCGACGGCAGCATCTTTTTCACCGACCCGCCATACGGGCTCGCCCAGATGACCGCATGGAAGGAACTCCCTTTCAACGGGGTCTATCGGCTGGCGCCGGACGGTGAGCTTGTGCTTCTGGCCGATGACTTCGACCGACCCAACGGTCTTGCTTTTTCTCCCGACGAGCAGGTACTTTATGTCGCCGACACTTCAGGCGGCCACATCCGGTCTTTTGACGTCGGTCCGGACGGTAGTATCAGCAACGGAAGGGTGTTTATCGAGATGCAGGCACCTGAACCGGGAGCACCGGATGGCATGAAGGTGGACCGTGAGGGAAACGTCTACTGCACCGGGCCCGGCGGGTTCTGGATTATCAATCCCGAAGGGAAATGTCTGGCAATAGTCAGACCGCCGGAGCTACCGGCCAACCTGGCCTGGGGAGACGCCGACATGAAGAGCCTTTACCTGACGGCTCGCACCGGCCTCTACCGCATCCGGCTTAGTATCGCCGGCACTGCCCTATTTTAG
- a CDS encoding CvpA family protein → MNWLDIVIAVALIVPIFTGLKQGLIKAAISLAGLIVGVVLASNYYQALGDRLTFITNSDIANVAGFIIILVVVLIIATVAATLLKFTAKVIMLGWVDHLGGAVFGFLMGVIFMGALLATFVKFFGSSLVTDSFLAAILLDKFPLVLGFLPGEFDMIRDFFQGP, encoded by the coding sequence ATGAACTGGCTTGATATCGTAATTGCCGTGGCTTTAATTGTCCCCATCTTCACCGGTCTTAAGCAGGGCTTAATCAAGGCGGCTATATCCCTGGCCGGTCTGATAGTGGGCGTGGTACTGGCCAGCAATTACTACCAGGCGCTGGGCGACAGGCTGACGTTCATTACCAATAGTGACATTGCTAATGTTGCCGGTTTCATCATCATATTGGTTGTGGTGTTGATAATCGCCACTGTAGCGGCTACTCTGCTGAAGTTCACCGCCAAGGTAATTATGCTGGGCTGGGTTGATCACCTCGGTGGGGCGGTATTCGGTTTCCTGATGGGGGTGATATTCATGGGTGCCCTGCTGGCCACCTTCGTGAAGTTCTTCGGCAGCAGCCTGGTGACAGATTCTTTCCTGGCAGCAATACTGCTGGACAAGTTCCCGCTCGTACTCGGTTTCCTGCCCGGAGAATTCGATATGATACGCGACTTCTTCCAGGGTCCGTGA
- a CDS encoding ASKHA domain-containing protein, which produces MNIHKVTFLPEAKEVEVEDGVTLLQAAGQAEVNLDALCGGEGLCGECRVRVVSGNARADKHAIGFFSRDELESGYVLACQTTVEDDLTVEVPVKSRLEGESILTEGIPISYSQPEKVFLHKRPDDPAAFFEPLVGKAYLELPEPTLTDNIADIDRVTRELRKTVRDTNYEISLACLRDLATRLRQHQWKVTVTHGRHDRIGRILDIQGGDTTDRQYGLAIDVGTTTVVVQLVDLRTGNVLGVEGSHNQQVRYGEDVISRMVFACGRGSIEPVHEAVIANINSLVEAIARDKNIATEDIIGIVAAGNTTMSHFLLSLMPCNIRLEPYVPTATIYPQVLAGELGLNIHPQGIVEVMPSVASYVGGDIVAGVLATGLADKPEVKCLIDVGTNGEIVVGNNEWLVCCSASAGPAFEGGGARSGMRATRGAIQKIGINDGQVSYQTIGKAKPRGICGSGFIDAIYEMVKNGIIDQQGRLNLSDTDRRIIVEDDARYILAFPEETETGEPVTISEAEIGNLIKSKGAVFAAIKSLVDYVGLSFDQLDTIYVAGGFGSSLDIPKAVAIGLLPDIDTGRIQFVGNSSVMGARMALLSGPAFEKAIDIARKMTNIELSNYPPFMNEFVAALFLPHTDRNLFPSVQY; this is translated from the coding sequence ATGAACATCCATAAAGTAACCTTCCTGCCTGAAGCCAAGGAGGTAGAGGTAGAAGATGGCGTTACTCTGCTCCAGGCAGCCGGGCAGGCCGAGGTGAATCTTGATGCTTTGTGTGGAGGAGAGGGTCTCTGTGGAGAGTGCCGTGTCCGGGTGGTGAGCGGCAACGCACGTGCCGACAAGCACGCCATCGGGTTCTTCTCCAGGGACGAACTGGAGAGCGGCTATGTCCTTGCCTGCCAGACCACAGTAGAGGATGACCTTACCGTGGAGGTGCCGGTCAAGTCACGACTCGAAGGGGAAAGTATCCTGACCGAGGGCATCCCGATTAGCTACAGCCAACCCGAGAAGGTATTTCTGCACAAACGCCCTGACGACCCCGCGGCCTTCTTCGAACCACTGGTCGGTAAAGCATACCTTGAGCTTCCCGAACCCACGCTGACGGACAACATCGCCGATATCGACCGCGTTACCAGAGAACTGCGCAAGACGGTACGTGATACGAATTACGAGATATCACTGGCCTGCCTCAGAGACCTGGCTACCAGGCTGCGTCAGCACCAGTGGAAGGTAACCGTTACTCACGGCCGGCACGATAGGATCGGTAGAATCCTGGATATACAGGGGGGCGACACCACAGACCGCCAGTACGGCCTGGCTATTGACGTCGGCACCACAACCGTTGTCGTCCAGCTCGTGGACCTCAGGACAGGGAACGTCCTCGGGGTAGAGGGCAGCCACAATCAGCAGGTCCGGTACGGCGAAGACGTCATCTCCCGGATGGTCTTTGCCTGCGGTCGCGGTTCCATTGAGCCGGTGCATGAGGCAGTGATAGCTAACATCAACAGCCTCGTCGAAGCCATTGCCAGAGATAAGAACATCGCAACTGAGGATATCATCGGCATCGTTGCTGCCGGGAACACCACCATGAGCCATTTTCTGCTCAGCCTGATGCCCTGCAATATCAGACTGGAGCCATATGTCCCCACAGCGACAATCTATCCCCAGGTGCTCGCCGGGGAACTGGGGCTCAACATCCACCCGCAGGGCATCGTGGAAGTCATGCCCAGTGTTGCCAGCTACGTGGGCGGTGATATCGTTGCCGGTGTTCTTGCCACGGGTCTCGCCGACAAGCCGGAGGTGAAGTGCCTTATCGATGTCGGCACCAACGGCGAGATAGTGGTCGGCAACAACGAATGGCTTGTTTGCTGTTCCGCCTCCGCCGGTCCTGCCTTTGAGGGCGGAGGTGCCCGGAGCGGGATGCGCGCTACCAGGGGCGCGATACAGAAGATAGGAATAAACGACGGTCAGGTGTCTTACCAAACAATAGGTAAGGCCAAACCCAGAGGTATCTGCGGCTCAGGTTTCATCGACGCTATCTACGAGATGGTCAAGAACGGCATAATCGACCAGCAGGGCCGGCTCAACCTGTCTGATACAGACAGACGCATAATCGTTGAGGATGACGCCCGCTATATTCTAGCCTTCCCCGAGGAAACGGAGACCGGTGAACCGGTGACCATCTCGGAGGCTGAAATTGGCAATCTCATCAAGTCCAAGGGGGCGGTCTTCGCCGCGATAAAGTCCCTGGTCGACTATGTCGGATTGAGCTTCGACCAGCTAGACACGATATATGTCGCCGGTGGATTCGGCAGCTCGCTGGATATCCCCAAGGCAGTGGCAATCGGTCTTCTGCCTGATATCGACACCGGGAGGATTCAATTCGTCGGCAACAGCTCGGTCATGGGAGCGAGGATGGCCCTGCTTTCCGGGCCAGCTTTCGAAAAGGCAATAGACATCGCCAGAAAGATGACCAATATCGAGCTGTCCAACTACCCGCCCTTCATGAACGAGTTCGTGGCCGCCCTTTTCCTGCCCCACACGGACCGGAACCTTTTTCCTTCAGTTCAATACTGA
- a CDS encoding amidase, whose translation MERSEIGYMSAVDVAAAIREKRLSPVEVVDAILSRIEEVNPRVNAYCTIVGESARKRAREAESAVMKGAELGPLHGVPVSIKDLMFTKGVRTTFGSRVYENHVPEEDDIVVERLQAAGAIMLGKTNTPEFGFMGVTDNLLFGPTRNPWNLGRHAGGSSGGAAAAVAAGMGPLATGSDGGGSIRIPSSFCGVFGLKPSYGRVPRGPGFPDWQTLAHSGPITRTVADAALMMEVIAGRDDRDRRSLPETGLRYLPLADKDLKGMKIGWTPDLGYAAVDPEVVAGLTAAVGVFESLGADVELATLDLEPPGMTFAVIWAVTYASKYADMLDEWRGQMHPNLVAMIERGKDVLATDYARAATAREEFWRVIRPAFEKYDLLLTPTTAVPAFEIDKFEVTEIGGVKGTPTVDWTPFTYPFNFTGQPAASVPCGWTDEGLPIGLQIVGRRFDDAGVLRASAAFERAAPWADRRPLL comes from the coding sequence ATGGAGAGAAGTGAAATCGGATACATGTCGGCGGTGGACGTGGCGGCCGCAATAAGAGAGAAGAGGCTTTCCCCTGTGGAGGTCGTGGATGCCATCCTGTCCCGCATCGAAGAAGTGAACCCCCGTGTCAATGCTTACTGCACTATCGTGGGGGAGAGTGCCCGTAAACGTGCGCGTGAGGCCGAATCGGCGGTTATGAAGGGTGCGGAACTGGGGCCACTTCACGGTGTCCCGGTATCTATCAAGGACCTGATGTTCACTAAGGGTGTACGGACGACGTTTGGCTCCAGAGTCTACGAGAACCATGTGCCGGAAGAAGACGACATTGTTGTTGAGCGCTTGCAGGCGGCCGGGGCAATCATGCTGGGAAAGACCAACACGCCGGAGTTCGGCTTCATGGGCGTAACCGATAACCTGTTGTTCGGACCGACGCGTAATCCCTGGAACCTGGGGCGTCACGCCGGGGGTTCCAGTGGTGGTGCCGCTGCTGCCGTGGCTGCGGGTATGGGACCACTGGCAACCGGCAGTGACGGCGGCGGTTCGATACGCATACCGAGTAGTTTCTGCGGGGTCTTCGGCCTGAAACCATCGTATGGCCGTGTGCCCAGGGGTCCGGGCTTCCCCGACTGGCAGACTCTAGCCCACTCCGGCCCCATCACACGAACAGTAGCCGATGCGGCGTTGATGATGGAGGTTATCGCCGGCAGGGACGATAGAGACCGCCGTTCCCTGCCGGAGACGGGACTACGCTACCTGCCCCTGGCTGATAAGGACTTGAAGGGAATGAAGATAGGCTGGACACCCGACCTGGGGTATGCCGCTGTTGACCCTGAGGTAGTGGCGGGACTGACCGCGGCTGTGGGTGTCTTCGAATCTCTGGGCGCTGATGTCGAGCTGGCGACACTGGACCTTGAGCCTCCGGGTATGACTTTTGCTGTGATATGGGCGGTCACTTACGCGAGTAAGTATGCGGACATGCTGGACGAGTGGCGGGGGCAGATGCACCCGAATCTGGTGGCTATGATTGAGCGCGGTAAGGATGTACTGGCCACAGACTACGCCCGGGCGGCCACTGCCAGGGAAGAGTTCTGGCGGGTTATCAGGCCGGCCTTTGAGAAGTACGACCTGCTCCTGACGCCGACAACCGCCGTACCTGCGTTCGAGATCGATAAGTTCGAGGTGACCGAGATTGGCGGGGTCAAGGGTACCCCGACAGTAGACTGGACGCCTTTCACCTATCCGTTCAACTTCACCGGGCAGCCGGCTGCCTCCGTTCCCTGCGGCTGGACGGACGAAGGTTTACCGATTGGGCTCCAGATAGTGGGACGGCGATTTGACGATGCCGGCGTGCTGCGGGCATCCGCTGCTTTCGAACGTGCTGCCCCATGGGCTGACCGGCGGCCCCTTCTGTAA
- a CDS encoding dihydropteroate synthase, with protein MHTIVSSATREVVIGDDQPTVLIGERINPTGRKKLEAALEAGDMELLRREAVAQVEAGADILDVNVGSSGVDEVGLLAQVVQAVAETVDVPLSLDSDNPGALEAALKVYRGKPIINSVTGQERSLAEVLPLVKGHGAAVIALTMDDEGIPADPARRVAIAQKIIERAESLGIPREDVIIDCLVLTVATESDAALVTLEAVRQVREELGVNQTLGASNVSYGLPERNVLNSAFLAMAINAGVTCPTVNAARVRQAVLATDLLLGRDRYARRYIKDYRQRR; from the coding sequence ATGCACACCATAGTATCAAGTGCCACGAGAGAAGTGGTTATCGGTGATGACCAACCAACGGTGCTGATTGGCGAGCGTATAAACCCCACGGGTAGAAAGAAACTGGAGGCGGCACTTGAGGCAGGCGATATGGAATTGCTCCGCCGGGAGGCAGTGGCCCAGGTTGAAGCCGGAGCGGATATCCTCGATGTGAATGTCGGTTCGTCCGGTGTCGATGAAGTGGGTCTGCTGGCACAGGTAGTGCAGGCAGTGGCTGAGACGGTAGACGTCCCTTTGAGTCTGGACAGCGACAATCCCGGGGCGCTGGAAGCTGCTCTCAAGGTGTACCGGGGCAAGCCGATTATCAACTCGGTGACGGGCCAGGAGAGGTCACTGGCGGAGGTCCTGCCGCTGGTCAAGGGACACGGAGCGGCTGTAATCGCACTGACGATGGACGACGAGGGTATACCGGCGGACCCTGCCCGTCGTGTGGCTATCGCTCAAAAGATTATAGAGAGGGCGGAAAGCCTCGGGATTCCCCGTGAGGATGTGATAATCGATTGCCTGGTGCTGACAGTAGCCACAGAGAGTGATGCCGCTCTGGTAACGCTCGAGGCCGTGCGACAGGTAAGAGAGGAACTGGGAGTCAACCAGACCCTGGGTGCGAGCAACGTTTCCTACGGCCTTCCGGAACGCAATGTGCTCAACAGTGCCTTTCTGGCGATGGCAATCAATGCCGGAGTAACCTGCCCCACGGTAAATGCCGCCCGGGTGCGCCAGGCGGTACTGGCCACAGACCTGCTCCTCGGGCGTGACCGCTATGCCCGCCGCTATATCAAGGACTACCGCCAGCGACGGTGA
- a CDS encoding cobalamin-dependent protein (Presence of a B(12) (cobalamin)-binding domain implies dependence on cobalamin itself, in one of its several forms, or in some unusual lineages, dependence on a cobalamin-like analog.) — protein sequence MAGIADMLVELSEEEVYRLVREQLDAGTDPMSILNECRQGMDTVGERYKSGDYFLSELIVSGEIFKESVKLIEPHLQAGAETGQRARIVLATVKGDIHNIGKDIVAVLLKGAGFEVYDLGTDVEPQALVDKLIETGAPILGMSGLLTPSFDSMKQTVEAVKAAGLRDRVRIIVGGGVVTELVQRHTGADAFTDDGIEGVEICKRFIEEMK from the coding sequence ATGGCAGGAATAGCTGATATGTTGGTGGAACTGAGCGAGGAAGAAGTATACCGGCTGGTCCGCGAGCAACTCGATGCCGGTACCGACCCGATGTCGATTCTCAACGAATGCCGCCAGGGAATGGATACCGTCGGGGAGCGGTACAAGAGTGGGGACTACTTCCTCAGCGAACTCATTGTTTCCGGGGAGATATTCAAGGAATCGGTGAAGCTCATCGAACCGCACCTCCAGGCTGGTGCAGAGACCGGCCAGCGGGCCAGGATTGTCCTCGCCACGGTAAAAGGGGATATTCACAATATCGGCAAGGATATCGTTGCCGTACTCCTCAAAGGGGCCGGGTTTGAGGTGTATGACCTGGGGACAGACGTTGAGCCTCAGGCACTTGTCGACAAGCTGATTGAGACCGGCGCTCCTATCCTGGGAATGTCCGGCCTGCTGACTCCATCCTTCGATTCCATGAAGCAGACGGTAGAAGCGGTCAAGGCAGCGGGATTACGTGACAGGGTCAGGATAATCGTTGGCGGTGGCGTCGTCACCGAGCTTGTTCAGAGGCACACCGGTGCCGATGCCTTCACCGATGACGGCATAGAAGGAGTGGAAATCTGCAAGCGTTTCATCGAGGAGATGAAGTAG
- a CDS encoding uroporphyrinogen decarboxylase family protein, with product MVKETMTPRERIWAAVKLEPYDRVPVAPLLDVMFPARHKGLTLAEAFADYRGKGWSAMVDLFDDVGGWDGFILPGYSQSPNPGHPAAGRTGRMIYPGKGLPADSPPQYIETESMTIEDYDRIIKIGYRKWADEVREKTSPFPLEKSIAWAERQIAQYRKEIATWEERGLPTLVGASVNSPLMALSTSRSMTAFALDIHRIPDKVEAVMDAMVDDLIESTIEVARLTGVPGAFLVLERGGCFYFPLKVFERFEYPYVKKMVEAFVAEGMIVDLHFDQDWTLNLPYLLDLPAKMCICELDSKTDIFKAKEILKDHMCIAGDVPAGLQALGTPGEMEDYCKQLIDVVGKDTGFILSSGCTVAADCKYDNFKVMVATGRNYYPHG from the coding sequence ATGGTAAAGGAGACGATGACCCCCAGGGAGAGGATATGGGCGGCGGTTAAGCTGGAGCCGTACGACCGGGTACCGGTGGCCCCACTTCTGGATGTCATGTTTCCTGCCCGTCATAAGGGCCTAACCCTCGCTGAAGCCTTTGCCGATTATCGTGGTAAAGGCTGGTCTGCGATGGTAGACCTGTTTGATGATGTCGGGGGCTGGGACGGCTTCATACTTCCAGGCTACAGCCAGAGTCCTAACCCCGGGCACCCGGCGGCCGGACGGACGGGGAGGATGATATACCCGGGCAAAGGGCTTCCCGCAGATTCCCCACCGCAGTACATCGAGACTGAATCGATGACAATTGAGGACTATGACCGCATTATCAAAATCGGCTACCGGAAATGGGCAGATGAAGTCCGTGAGAAGACCAGTCCATTCCCTCTTGAGAAGTCGATTGCCTGGGCGGAGCGCCAGATTGCCCAGTACCGGAAAGAGATTGCCACCTGGGAAGAACGGGGCCTGCCGACACTGGTCGGTGCCTCGGTAAACTCGCCACTGATGGCACTTTCCACGTCGCGGTCAATGACTGCTTTCGCCCTTGATATCCACCGGATTCCGGACAAGGTGGAAGCTGTCATGGATGCCATGGTTGACGACCTCATCGAGAGTACGATAGAAGTAGCCAGGCTTACCGGGGTACCGGGGGCATTCCTGGTACTGGAGAGGGGCGGCTGTTTCTATTTCCCTCTCAAGGTGTTTGAGCGTTTTGAATATCCTTATGTAAAGAAGATGGTCGAGGCTTTTGTCGCTGAAGGAATGATTGTCGACCTCCACTTCGACCAGGACTGGACTCTCAACCTCCCCTACCTCCTCGACCTCCCCGCTAAAATGTGCATCTGCGAACTCGATAGCAAGACGGATATCTTCAAGGCAAAGGAGATACTGAAGGACCACATGTGTATCGCCGGAGACGTACCGGCAGGACTGCAGGCTCTTGGCACTCCCGGGGAGATGGAGGACTACTGTAAACAGCTCATCGATGTCGTTGGCAAGGACACCGGCTTCATCCTTAGTTCCGGGTGTACGGTGGCCGCCGATTGCAAGTATGACAACTTCAAGGTAATGGTTGCTACCGGCAGGAACTACTATCCTCACGGCTAG
- a CDS encoding uroporphyrinogen decarboxylase family protein codes for MAEDTIDSRLARVRAAINCEKGDRVPVSLAMDYKFPCRYKGVTQGEYFRDRTLGTRAMREVFEELGGWDVVNSGGNTTRVRDLVEAPMKVKVPGRDIGEDEIIQWDETETLTEQDYDRIIDTGWKNFMHDFYPHFRGWEPEGYHTRIETREIRELEAGKKGTQAWQDKGIPTYIGGNVFTPLMMLSCSRTMMKFTLDLHRIPDKVEAVMDAMIDDLIEIAIADTRASEISSPYGIPTRQLILERGGAFIYPLNIFERFEFPYMKKMVEAFITEGITPILHFDSDWTLNMPYLKELPQGKCFIQLDSKTDIFKAKEILRGHMCIVGDVSPSLLSLGTCDEVEEYCKKLIDVVAEGGGFMMGVG; via the coding sequence GTGGCAGAAGATACCATAGACAGCAGGTTAGCAAGAGTACGTGCCGCCATCAATTGTGAAAAAGGGGACCGGGTCCCGGTATCACTGGCCATGGATTACAAGTTTCCCTGTCGCTACAAGGGTGTCACCCAGGGAGAGTACTTCCGTGACAGAACGCTGGGCACGCGGGCAATGCGCGAGGTATTCGAAGAGCTTGGTGGCTGGGACGTAGTCAATAGTGGCGGTAATACCACCCGGGTACGCGATCTGGTAGAAGCCCCCATGAAGGTTAAGGTACCCGGCAGGGATATCGGAGAAGATGAGATAATCCAGTGGGACGAGACGGAGACCCTGACGGAGCAGGACTACGACCGCATCATCGATACCGGCTGGAAGAACTTCATGCACGACTTCTACCCCCATTTCCGTGGCTGGGAACCAGAGGGATACCATACCCGTATCGAGACCCGGGAGATAAGGGAGTTGGAAGCAGGTAAGAAGGGCACGCAAGCCTGGCAGGACAAAGGTATCCCTACATACATCGGGGGCAACGTTTTCACACCCTTGATGATGCTGTCCTGTAGCCGCACCATGATGAAGTTCACACTTGACCTGCACCGTATACCGGACAAAGTAGAGGCCGTCATGGACGCAATGATCGACGACCTTATCGAGATAGCCATCGCAGACACCAGGGCTTCCGAGATATCCAGCCCCTACGGAATTCCCACCCGGCAACTGATTCTTGAACGCGGCGGAGCATTCATATACCCATTGAATATTTTCGAGCGCTTCGAGTTCCCCTACATGAAGAAAATGGTCGAGGCCTTTATTACCGAGGGAATCACGCCCATCCTTCACTTTGATTCCGACTGGACACTGAATATGCCCTACCTCAAGGAACTGCCGCAGGGTAAGTGTTTCATCCAGCTGGATAGCAAGACGGATATCTTCAAGGCCAAAGAGATACTCAGAGGTCATATGTGCATAGTGGGCGATGTATCTCCTTCTTTACTGTCTCTAGGTACGTGTGACGAAGTAGAGGAATACTGCAAGAAGCTCATCGATGTGGTAGCGGAAGGCGGTGGCTTCATGATGGGCGTTGGCTGA
- a CDS encoding MBL fold metallo-hydrolase: MQKVTDNIYAETGFRGCNPGFVVTSDGVVMIDTPQMPVDAVKWREEIARHGPVRYLINTEPHGDHFTGNHFFEGTVVAHEGTREAILASSIDQLKERLQQTAPENLPLLEGFSYHPPTITLSERLTLYVGNHTFRLINQPGHTPYQVAVYIPEERVVFTSDNIFHKVHPFLHQAVPYQWLDSLDRLGQMEADFLVPGHGSVCTPSYIPEMKAMIQAWIDAVSDAISKGMSLEDALDKISLLDRYPMEPGNEAMGPMLQRMNVARLYEVLKK, translated from the coding sequence ATGCAGAAGGTAACCGATAATATCTATGCCGAGACCGGGTTCCGAGGGTGCAACCCCGGTTTTGTCGTCACCAGCGATGGCGTGGTGATGATAGACACACCGCAGATGCCGGTCGATGCGGTGAAGTGGCGTGAGGAAATCGCCAGGCACGGCCCGGTCCGCTACCTGATTAACACCGAGCCGCATGGCGACCACTTCACCGGCAATCACTTCTTCGAGGGCACCGTGGTTGCCCATGAAGGCACCAGAGAGGCGATACTGGCTTCCTCTATAGACCAGTTGAAAGAGCGTCTCCAGCAGACGGCCCCGGAGAACCTGCCCCTGCTGGAAGGGTTCAGCTATCATCCACCGACAATCACCCTCTCCGAACGGCTCACACTTTATGTCGGCAACCACACCTTCCGACTCATCAACCAGCCCGGTCACACTCCATACCAGGTAGCGGTCTACATACCCGAAGAGCGTGTGGTCTTCACCTCAGACAACATCTTCCACAAGGTGCATCCATTCTTACATCAGGCGGTCCCCTACCAATGGCTGGATTCCCTGGACCGCCTCGGCCAGATGGAGGCCGATTTCCTGGTGCCGGGACATGGTAGTGTCTGCACTCCGAGCTACATCCCGGAGATGAAGGCCATGATACAGGCCTGGATCGATGCCGTCAGTGACGCCATCAGCAAAGGCATGAGCCTGGAAGATGCCCTTGATAAGATATCACTGCTGGACCGTTATCCGATGGAACCCGGCAATGAAGCAATGGGACCAATGCTCCAACGCATGAATGTGGCCAGACTCTACGAGGTTCTGAAGAAGTAG
- a CDS encoding enoyl-CoA hydratase-related protein, with amino-acid sequence MEDQKILYTREDGIGILTFNRPERMNAITDDMLADMTNILNGVILDNEVRALIITGNGRAFCGGTDVSTGLARDQVQAAAERAKRIKKVDLPKSPLPMWTFTRIPKPTIAAVNGAAVGMGAEWTAQCDIRIASENARFGWVFPLRGITPDTGAGPYLLPYIVGLSKALELMYSGEIIDAREAERIGLVSMVVPPEQLMSAAKEMAAKVTRGAPLAIKGIKELTYGSLEWPPSVFMGENSQRFRAATQSEDCKEGIQSFLEKRPPVWKGR; translated from the coding sequence ATGGAAGACCAGAAGATTCTGTACACCAGGGAAGACGGTATCGGCATCCTCACATTCAACCGCCCGGAGAGGATGAACGCAATCACCGATGATATGCTGGCAGACATGACGAATATCCTGAACGGCGTTATCCTGGACAACGAAGTTCGAGCACTGATAATCACCGGAAACGGCCGTGCCTTCTGCGGTGGCACTGACGTGAGTACCGGTCTGGCACGGGACCAGGTTCAGGCTGCCGCCGAGCGGGCAAAGAGGATTAAGAAAGTAGACCTGCCGAAGAGTCCCCTGCCGATGTGGACCTTCACCCGCATTCCCAAACCCACCATTGCCGCCGTAAACGGTGCTGCTGTTGGCATGGGAGCCGAGTGGACGGCCCAGTGCGATATCCGTATCGCCTCCGAGAATGCACGTTTCGGTTGGGTCTTTCCATTGAGAGGTATTACTCCTGATACCGGTGCCGGGCCCTACCTGCTACCTTATATCGTCGGGCTGAGCAAAGCTCTGGAGCTGATGTATTCCGGTGAGATAATCGATGCCCGTGAAGCAGAGAGGATAGGTCTGGTGAGCATGGTAGTACCGCCGGAGCAGCTGATGTCAGCAGCTAAAGAAATGGCGGCCAAAGTCACACGTGGAGCACCACTGGCAATCAAGGGAATAAAAGAGCTCACCTACGGCTCGCTTGAATGGCCGCCCAGTGTTTTCATGGGTGAGAACAGCCAACGTTTCCGCGCGGCAACTCAATCTGAAGACTGCAAAGAGGGTATCCAGTCCTTCCTTGAGAAGAGACCTCCGGTCTGGAAAGGAAGGTAG